One Myxococcota bacterium DNA segment encodes these proteins:
- the mraZ gene encoding division/cell wall cluster transcriptional repressor MraZ, with protein sequence MFRGLNENLLDDKGRVAFPMEFRQVLGSDHFVLTLSLYEPCLVAMRQVDFEAQAEKVRQLPASNPAVMEFKRVVIASSFVATIDKAGRVAIPKELRDYAGLEREILWAGIIDQIEVWSRKRWNERNRKRLANKTELEALRKTLEGFGL encoded by the coding sequence ATGTTTAGAGGACTGAATGAAAATCTATTGGATGATAAAGGCCGTGTGGCCTTTCCGATGGAATTTCGTCAAGTTTTAGGCTCAGATCACTTCGTGCTCACGCTCTCTTTGTATGAGCCCTGTTTGGTGGCCATGCGGCAAGTTGATTTCGAAGCGCAAGCAGAAAAAGTGCGCCAATTGCCCGCCAGTAACCCAGCCGTCATGGAATTTAAGAGAGTTGTTATTGCCTCAAGTTTCGTCGCAACGATTGATAAAGCTGGCCGGGTCGCTATTCCCAAAGAATTGCGTGATTATGCAGGCCTGGAGCGCGAAATCCTGTGGGCTGGCATCATCGATCAGATCGAAGTCTGGTCCAGAAAACGCTGGAACGAGCGAAATAGAAAACGCCTAGCCAATAAGACGGAGCTGGAAGCGTTGCGAAAAACCTTAGAAGGATTTGGATTAT